A window of Bacillota bacterium genomic DNA:
CTTCAGGGCCAGCGCGCGAGAAGAGGCCCAGAGGCTTTCCCTGTCGGGCTGGGTGAGGAACCTGCCGGATGGGAGGGTGGAAGCCCTCCTGGCCGGTCCCCAGGACAAGGTGAATGCCATGATAGCCTGGTGCCACCAGGGACCCCCTTCGGCCAACGTCACCGGGGTAGAGGTGTCCTGGGAGGAGGCACCTCCAGGTCTCAAGGGGTTCCGGGTGCGCTAGGCGAGCCAGGGCAAGGGACATTCACCTGGCGTAGGGCCTGTCCCTCATCCTCTCAAGGGTCCCGCGCCTGCGTGCCGCGGCGTTCCATCCCCGGTTTCCCATCCAAGTATAGACGGCCGGGGACATCATGGGTCTCCTCATGAGAAGACCGGCCTCACGCGGCACTTCCCCCCCCTCAGCCATGGCCTGGGCGGTCATGTCCAGGGCCTTCCTCACCAGGCGGCCCATCCCACCCGTCTTCTCCAGGGGCCTTGGGCCAATGGCGGCGCCCATCCCCAGGGCGAGCCCGCCCAGCCACTCTAGACCGCATGCCCCCGCGAACTGCCTGCATATGTCCAGGGCGGTGTCAGCGTGGAACGCTTCGGGGAAACCGCAATTGACGATGGCCAGCAAACCGCCCTTGGGAGACAGATCTCTCCTGGCGTATACCTCCTCCATTGCCCTGGTAACCAGCGCCGGCTGGCTGTCAACGTAGAGGGGGAATGCCAGGACTACGAGATCAGCGCCATAGACTGCCTCCGCAATGCCGCCCTCTCCAGGGCCACGGCGGGCCAGGTAGACCCGGGAGGTATCCATTCCTCTCTCGGCCAGCCGGTTCATGAGATAGGCCCCCAGGGACGCCGAGGTGCTGCGTTCCCCCTTCGGGCTTCCCACCAAGAGAAGGGCGTTCTTCACCTCGCTCACCCTTCCGCACCTGCCTCCTCCAGCATATACCGGATGGCCAGGGCCACCGCGGCCTCGGGAGCGTCCCTGGTCACCACAACGCTGGAATGCCCTGCAGCCTGGAGGTTGATGGCGTTCCGGGATACCAGGGCCCGGAAGATCCTGGCCTCTTCTTCACAGGGGGAATCCTGCACACCCATTGCGGCCAGCCCGAGGCACCGGTGGTAGCGAGGCGCGTGGTGAATCTCGCTCCCTGCCTTGACGAAATAAGGGAGGATGTTACCGATGAGCCTGTCAACGCCCTTCTTGAGCACAGAGGAATAACCGCCGAAGGTCACCGGGGAGAGGAACACCAGGATGTCACACTGGGCAACCGCCCTGAGCGCCTCCAGGCCATCATCATGGATGACGCACACCCCCGGGGTCTTTACCCAGCAGCCAAAGCACCCCCGGCAATCCGCCACGGACATACCGTCGAGATCCAGCACATCCACATCGTGACCCGGGGCCTTGAGGCTTTCCACCAGTACTGCGAGGACCCCGGTGAGGCATGCGTCTTCACCACGGGCACCGTTCAGCACCACTGCCTTCATGCGTACCCTCCCCCGCCTCTCCCTGCATCTAGGACAGGACCGAAAGAAGCACCCCCGCCGCCACAGCCGAGCCTATGACACCAGCCACATTGGGCCCCATGGCATGCATAAGGAGGAAGTTCGACGGGTTCTCCTCCTGCCCCACACACTGGGACACCCGGGCCGCCATGGGCACCGCGGACACCCCCGCTGACCCGATCAGGGGGTTCACCTTACCCCCTGAGAGGAGGCACATGAGCTTGCCCAGGAGGACGCCGCCGGCTGTCCCCATTGAGAAGGCCGCCAGCCCCAAGCCGATGATATAAAGGGTCCTGGGAGACAGGAACACACTGGCCTTGGCAGTGGCACCCACTGTGACCCCCAGGAAGATGGTGATAATGTTGATCAACTCGTTCTGGGAGGTCTTGGAGAGCCTGTCCACAACACCGCTCTCCCTCAGGAGGTTCCCCAGCATCAGCATTCCGATGAGGGCCATTGCCTTGGGGATGAAGAGCCCGCAGATGACTATCACCATGACCGGGAACAAGATCTTCTCCAGCTGGCTGACGGGCCTCATCTGCTCCATCACCACCATGCGCTCCTTTTTAGTTGTCAGTGCCCTCATAATGGGAGGCTGGATGATGGGAACCAGGGCCATGTAGGAGTAGGCTGCCACCGCTACGGGACCCAGG
This region includes:
- a CDS encoding acylphosphatase, whose translation is MWMKCARVLISGRVQGVFFRASAREEAQRLSLSGWVRNLPDGRVEALLAGPQDKVNAMIAWCHQGPPSANVTGVEVSWEEAPPGLKGFRVR
- a CDS encoding flavodoxin family protein is translated as MKAVVLNGARGEDACLTGVLAVLVESLKAPGHDVDVLDLDGMSVADCRGCFGCWVKTPGVCVIHDDGLEALRAVAQCDILVFLSPVTFGGYSSVLKKGVDRLIGNILPYFVKAGSEIHHAPRYHRCLGLAAMGVQDSPCEEEARIFRALVSRNAINLQAAGHSSVVVTRDAPEAAVALAIRYMLEEAGAEG
- a CDS encoding sodium ion-translocating decarboxylase subunit beta, translating into MLRDLADFITSSGFFAIDAKQVIMLAVSGILLYLAIKRRYEPLLLLPIGAGMLLANLPLTGLMEDEGLLGLLYLGVKKGIYPPLIFLGIGAMTDFGPLIANPKTFLLGAAAQLGIFTTFLGALWLGFTPAEAGSIGIIGGADGPTAIFLTSQLAPELLGPVAVAAYSYMALVPIIQPPIMRALTTKKERMVVMEQMRPVSQLEKILFPVMVIVICGLFIPKAMALIGMLMLGNLLRESGVVDRLSKTSQNELINIITIFLGVTVGATAKASVFLSPRTLYIIGLGLAAFSMGTAGGVLLGKLMCLLSGGKVNPLIGSAGVSAVPMAARVSQCVGQEENPSNFLLMHAMGPNVAGVIGSAVAAGVLLSVLS